Part of the Acidimicrobiales bacterium genome, TCGTTGTCGATCGCTTTTCTCGTCATGCTCGAGCGCCTCGACCCGGTCGAACGGGCTGCGTTCCTCCTGCGCGAGGTGTTCGGCCACGACTATGACGAGGTGGCCGCCACCATCGACCGCTCGCCGACCAACTGTCGCCAGATCGTGCACCGGGCCAAGGCCCGGCTCGGTCCCGACCGGCCGGTCCGCTTCGACCCGGGGCCCGACGAGGAGCGGCGCCTGCTGGATTCCTTCCTGGCCGCCGCGATCACCGGAGACCTCGACGGGTTGCACGACGTGCTCGCCGAGGACGTCGTGGCGTGGAGCGATGGGGGAGCCAACCAGCACGCGGCGCGCCGGCCGGTTCTCGGCCGTCAGCGGGTGGCGCTCTTCGCGAAGGGCATCGCCGGCCGACGCGACGCCATGAACTCAGACGTGCGGGTGGACCACGTCCGCGTCAACGGAGGGCCCGGGTTCGTCGCCTACGCCGACGGCGAGATCTTCATGACGATGGCCTTCGACCTCGGCCCCGACGG contains:
- a CDS encoding RNA polymerase sigma-70 factor: MTALDHSARFEEHRHHLFGVAYRMLGGVAEAEDAVQEAWLRWDGTDRAAIDRPRAWLTTVVSRIAIDRLRSAQVRREAYVGPWLPEPIVTSIDEPADHAVLAESLSIAFLVMLERLDPVERAAFLLREVFGHDYDEVAATIDRSPTNCRQIVHRAKARLGPDRPVRFDPGPDEERRLLDSFLAAAITGDLDGLHDVLAEDVVAWSDGGANQHAARRPVLGRQRVALFAKGIAGRRDAMNSDVRVDHVRVNGGPGFVAYADGEIFMTMAFDLGPDGIRAIHSVLNPDKLEHIR